The following proteins are co-located in the Thermus thermophilus HB8 genome:
- a CDS encoding amino acid ABC transporter ATP-binding protein, translating to MEPIIRIRNLHKWFGPLHVLKGIHLEVAPGEKLVIIGPSGSGKSTLIRTINRLEDFQEGEVVVDGLSVKDDRALREIRREVGMVFQQFNLFPHMTVLENVTLAPMRVRRWPREKAEKKALELLERVGILDQARKYPAQLSGGQQQRVAIARALAMEPKIMLFDEPTSALDPEMVGEVLDVMRDLAQGGMTMVVVTHEMGFAREVADRVVFMDGGQIVEEGRPEEIFTRPKEERTRSFLQRVLHH from the coding sequence GTGGAGCCCATCATCCGGATCCGCAACCTGCACAAGTGGTTCGGCCCCCTGCACGTGCTCAAGGGGATCCACCTCGAGGTGGCCCCGGGGGAAAAGCTCGTCATCATCGGCCCCTCGGGCTCGGGAAAGAGCACCCTCATCCGCACCATTAACCGCCTGGAGGACTTCCAGGAGGGCGAGGTGGTGGTGGACGGCCTGAGCGTCAAGGACGACCGGGCCCTCCGGGAGATCAGGCGGGAGGTGGGGATGGTCTTCCAGCAGTTCAACCTCTTCCCCCACATGACCGTCTTGGAGAACGTCACCCTGGCGCCCATGAGGGTGCGGCGCTGGCCCCGGGAGAAGGCGGAGAAGAAGGCCCTGGAGCTTCTGGAGCGGGTGGGGATATTGGACCAGGCGAGGAAGTACCCGGCGCAGCTTTCCGGGGGGCAGCAGCAGCGGGTGGCCATCGCCAGGGCCCTCGCCATGGAGCCCAAGATCATGCTCTTTGACGAGCCCACAAGCGCCCTGGACCCCGAGATGGTGGGGGAGGTCTTGGACGTGATGCGGGACCTGGCCCAAGGGGGCATGACCATGGTGGTGGTGACCCACGAGATGGGCTTCGCCCGGGAGGTGGCGGACCGGGTGGTCTTCATGGACGGGGGGCAGATCGTGGAGGAAGGGAGGCCGGAGGAGATCTTCACGCGCCCCAAGGAGGAGCGCACCCGAAGCTTCCTCCAGAGGGTGCTCCACCACTAA
- a CDS encoding patatin-like phospholipase family protein yields MRGVALALGGGGVRGYAHLGVLAVLEEAGVPIRGLAGSSAGALAAAAWAFGHKDPWRVHEAIFDREVAELSRAGSLRALARLFIAFRRPAVVDTDRIEEGLKALFGEARLEESPIPLALQAADLLTGEAVVLREGPVWKAVLASMAIPGLFPPVALMGRLLVDGDVAEKVPVRAAKALFPKVVAVDVSNPPPKEPPRTALEAALLAGEASRRRLKALALKEADVVIALDPPFPIDTFDHERLEFVYELGKHRAKERLPEVLALARTRLRDLLPRR; encoded by the coding sequence GTGCGCGGCGTGGCCTTGGCCTTAGGGGGAGGCGGCGTCCGGGGGTACGCCCACCTCGGGGTGCTCGCCGTCTTGGAGGAGGCGGGCGTTCCCATCCGGGGCCTTGCGGGGAGCTCCGCCGGGGCTCTGGCGGCGGCCGCCTGGGCCTTCGGCCACAAGGACCCCTGGAGGGTGCACGAGGCCATCTTTGACCGGGAGGTGGCGGAGCTTTCCCGGGCGGGAAGCCTCCGGGCCTTGGCCCGGCTCTTCATCGCCTTCAGGCGCCCGGCCGTGGTGGACACGGACCGGATAGAGGAGGGGCTTAAGGCCCTCTTTGGCGAGGCGCGGCTGGAGGAGAGCCCCATCCCCCTCGCCCTCCAGGCGGCCGACCTCCTCACGGGCGAGGCGGTGGTCCTGAGGGAAGGGCCGGTGTGGAAGGCGGTCCTCGCCAGCATGGCCATCCCGGGCCTCTTCCCCCCGGTGGCCCTCATGGGGCGGCTCCTCGTGGACGGGGACGTGGCGGAGAAGGTGCCGGTGCGGGCGGCCAAGGCCCTCTTCCCCAAGGTGGTGGCCGTGGACGTCTCCAACCCTCCGCCCAAGGAACCGCCCAGGACGGCCCTCGAGGCCGCCCTCCTGGCGGGCGAGGCGAGCCGGAGGCGGCTCAAAGCCCTGGCCCTCAAGGAGGCGGACGTGGTCATCGCCCTGGACCCCCCCTTCCCCATAGACACCTTTGACCACGAGCGGCTGGAGTTCGTCTACGAGCTGGGAAAGCACCGGGCCAAGGAGCGCCTTCCCGAGGTCTTGGCCCTGGCGAGGACCCGGCTTAGGGACCTCTTGCCCCGGCGTTGA
- a CDS encoding helix-turn-helix domain-containing protein, producing MGGLLFTPRLPAEAVRAFREKLTPGKVLRLEEASLTLTPELAQLLQELLGALSRGEAVRIVPLEAELTTGQAAELLGVSRPYLVRLLEEGKIPYHKVGTHRRVRARDLLAYLEASRKRGRELLDELIGEAQELGLGY from the coding sequence ATGGGCGGTCTCCTCTTCACCCCTAGGCTCCCGGCAGAAGCGGTCAGGGCCTTCCGGGAAAAGCTCACCCCCGGCAAGGTCTTGCGCCTCGAGGAGGCCTCCTTGACCCTCACCCCCGAGCTGGCCCAGCTCCTCCAGGAGCTCCTGGGAGCGCTTTCGCGGGGCGAGGCGGTGCGCATCGTTCCCTTGGAAGCCGAGCTCACCACGGGCCAGGCGGCCGAGCTCCTCGGGGTCTCCCGGCCTTACCTGGTCCGGCTTTTGGAGGAAGGCAAGATTCCCTACCACAAGGTGGGGACCCACCGCCGGGTCCGGGCCAGGGACCTTCTGGCTTACCTGGAGGCTTCCCGGAAGCGGGGCAGGGAGCTTTTGGACGAGCTCATCGGCGAGGCCCAGGAGCTCGGCCTGGGGTATTAG
- the trpC gene encoding indole-3-glycerol phosphate synthase TrpC, which translates to MRPDLSRVPGVLGEIARKRASEVAPYPLPEPPSVPSFKEALLRPGLSVIAEVKRQSPSEGLIREVDPVEAALAYARGGARAVSVLTEPHRFGGSLLDLKRVREAVDLPLLRKDFVVDPFMLEEARAFGASAALLIVALLGELTGAYLEEARRLGLEALVEVHTERELEIALEAGAEVLGINNRDLATLHINLETAPRLGRLARKRGFGGVLVAESGYSRKEELKALEGLFDAVLIGTSLMRAPDLEAALRELVG; encoded by the coding sequence ATGCGGCCCGACCTTTCCCGCGTCCCCGGGGTCCTGGGGGAGATCGCCAGGAAGCGGGCTTCCGAGGTGGCCCCCTATCCCCTTCCCGAGCCCCCTTCCGTGCCCTCCTTCAAGGAGGCCCTCCTCCGCCCGGGGCTTTCCGTAATCGCCGAGGTCAAGAGGCAAAGCCCCTCGGAAGGGCTCATCCGGGAGGTGGACCCGGTGGAGGCCGCCTTGGCCTACGCGCGGGGCGGGGCGAGGGCGGTGAGCGTCCTCACCGAACCCCACCGCTTCGGGGGAAGCCTCTTGGACCTCAAGCGGGTGCGCGAGGCGGTGGACCTTCCCCTCCTTAGGAAGGACTTCGTGGTGGACCCCTTCATGCTGGAGGAGGCCCGGGCCTTCGGGGCGAGCGCCGCCCTCCTCATCGTGGCCCTTTTGGGGGAGCTTACGGGGGCCTACCTGGAGGAGGCGAGAAGGCTTGGCCTCGAGGCCCTGGTGGAGGTCCACACGGAGAGGGAGCTGGAGATCGCCCTCGAGGCCGGCGCGGAGGTCCTCGGGATCAATAACCGCGACCTCGCCACCCTGCACATCAACCTGGAGACCGCCCCCCGCCTCGGCCGCCTGGCGCGAAAGCGGGGCTTCGGCGGGGTCTTGGTGGCGGAGTCGGGGTATTCCCGAAAGGAGGAGCTGAAAGCTCTGGAGGGGCTTTTTGACGCCGTCCTCATCGGCACGAGCTTGATGCGGGCGCCCGATCTGGAGGCCGCCTTAAGGGAGCTTGTAGGATAG
- the hisA gene encoding 1-(5-phosphoribosyl)-5-[(5-phosphoribosylamino)methylideneamino]imidazole-4-carboxamide isomerase translates to MRLIPAVDLKSGKAVRLYEGDPARETPYGDPVEAALRFQEEGATLLHLVDLDRALGTGENREVVRRVAASLSIPFQLAGGIRSLEALQEALSLGASRAVVGTVAVKDPGLLARMLEAVGPDRLAVALDARGLEVVVSGWQEAVSASALDLLRAWAEMGVRTLLYTDVRRDGTLLGLDREVVARVRAAWPYELIVGGGIASPEDLHLLQALGVDGALVGKALYEGRIRLKEASWRS, encoded by the coding sequence ATGCGCCTCATCCCGGCGGTGGACCTGAAGTCGGGCAAGGCGGTGCGCCTCTACGAGGGGGACCCCGCCCGGGAGACCCCCTACGGGGACCCGGTGGAGGCCGCGCTGCGCTTCCAGGAGGAAGGGGCCACCCTCCTCCACCTGGTGGACCTGGACCGCGCCCTGGGCACGGGGGAGAACCGGGAGGTGGTGCGCCGGGTGGCGGCCTCCCTCTCCATCCCCTTCCAGCTCGCGGGGGGCATCCGGAGCCTCGAGGCCCTGCAGGAGGCCCTCTCCCTGGGGGCGAGCCGGGCGGTGGTGGGCACGGTGGCCGTGAAGGACCCGGGGCTTCTGGCGCGGATGCTGGAAGCGGTGGGCCCGGACCGCCTGGCCGTGGCCCTGGACGCCCGGGGCCTGGAGGTGGTGGTCTCGGGCTGGCAGGAGGCCGTCTCCGCCTCCGCCCTGGACCTCCTCCGGGCCTGGGCGGAAATGGGGGTGCGGACCCTCCTCTACACCGACGTCCGCCGGGACGGGACCCTCTTGGGCCTGGACCGGGAGGTGGTGGCCCGGGTGCGGGCGGCCTGGCCCTACGAGCTCATCGTGGGGGGAGGGATCGCCTCCCCGGAGGACCTCCACCTGCTCCAGGCCCTGGGCGTGGACGGCGCTTTGGTGGGCAAGGCCCTCTACGAGGGCCGGATCCGGCTAAAGGAGGCGTCATGGCGCTCGTGA
- a CDS encoding lipopolysaccharide assembly protein LapA domain-containing protein, whose product MALVNWLLLVSGLLVAGTGLYLYGTYPFLALPTPWGPWPLYLLLPGAFLLGLGVGGLYALGLAWAGRRERAAAWRRVRALEREVAELKKARIEEIPRIPDRDLEA is encoded by the coding sequence ATGGCGCTCGTGAACTGGCTCCTTTTGGTGTCGGGGCTTCTCGTGGCGGGCACGGGGCTTTACCTCTACGGGACCTACCCCTTCCTCGCCCTCCCCACCCCCTGGGGCCCCTGGCCCCTCTACCTCCTCCTCCCCGGGGCCTTCCTCCTGGGCCTCGGCGTGGGGGGGCTTTACGCCCTGGGCCTCGCCTGGGCCGGGCGGCGGGAGCGGGCGGCCGCCTGGAGGCGGGTCCGGGCCCTGGAGCGGGAGGTGGCCGAGCTGAAAAAGGCGCGCATAGAGGAGATCCCCCGCATCCCCGACCGGGACCTGGAGGCATGA
- the recJ gene encoding single-stranded-DNA-specific exonuclease RecJ, translated as MRDRVRWRVLSLPPLAQWREVMAALEVGPEAALAYWHRGFRRKEDLDPPLALLPLKGLREAAALLEEALRQGKRIRVHGDYDADGLTGTAILVRGLAALGADVHPFIPHRLEEGYGVLMERVPEHLEASDLFLTVDCGITNHAELRELLENGVEVIVTDHHTPGKTPPPGLVVHPALTPDLKEKPTGAGVAFLLLWALHERLGLPPPLEYADLAAVGTIADVAPLWGWNRALVKEGLARIPASSWVGLRLLAEAVGYTGKAVEVAFRIAPRINAASRLGEAEKALRLLLTDDAAEAQALVGELHRLNARRQTLEEAMLRKLLPQADPEAKAIVLLDPEGHPGVMGIVASRILEATLRPVFLVAQGKGTVRSLAPISAVEALRSAEDLLLRYGGHKEAAGFAMDEALFPAFKARVEAYAARFPDPVREVALLDLLPEPGLLPQVFRELALLEPYGEGNPEPLFLLFGAPEEARRLGEGRHLAFRLKGVRVLAWKQGDLALPPEVEVAGLLSENAWNGHLAYEVQAVDLRKPEALEGGIAPFAYPLPLLEALARARLGEGVYVPEDNPEGLDYAWKAGFRLLPPEEAGLWLGLPPRPVLGRRVEVALGREARARLSAPPVLHTPEARLKALVHRRLLFAYERRHPGLFSEALLAYWEVNRVQEPAGSP; from the coding sequence ATGAGGGACCGGGTCCGCTGGCGGGTGCTTTCCCTCCCTCCCCTCGCCCAGTGGCGGGAGGTGATGGCGGCCTTGGAGGTGGGGCCGGAGGCCGCCCTGGCCTACTGGCACCGGGGCTTTAGGCGCAAGGAGGACCTGGACCCCCCCCTCGCCCTCCTTCCCCTCAAGGGCCTGAGGGAGGCGGCGGCCCTCCTGGAGGAGGCGCTCCGCCAGGGGAAGCGGATCCGCGTCCACGGGGACTACGACGCCGACGGGCTCACGGGCACGGCCATCCTGGTTCGGGGCCTCGCCGCCTTGGGCGCCGACGTCCACCCCTTCATCCCCCACCGGCTGGAGGAAGGGTACGGGGTGCTGATGGAGCGGGTTCCCGAGCACCTCGAGGCCTCGGACCTCTTCCTCACCGTGGACTGCGGGATCACGAACCACGCCGAGCTCAGGGAGCTTTTGGAAAACGGGGTGGAGGTGATCGTCACCGACCACCACACCCCCGGCAAGACCCCTCCCCCCGGCCTCGTGGTCCACCCCGCCCTCACCCCGGACCTTAAGGAGAAGCCCACGGGGGCGGGGGTGGCCTTCCTCCTCCTCTGGGCCCTCCACGAGCGCCTGGGCCTTCCCCCACCCCTGGAGTACGCCGACCTCGCCGCGGTGGGCACCATCGCCGACGTGGCCCCCCTTTGGGGCTGGAACCGGGCCTTGGTGAAGGAGGGCCTGGCCCGCATCCCCGCCTCCTCCTGGGTTGGGCTCAGGCTTCTGGCCGAGGCGGTGGGGTACACGGGGAAGGCGGTGGAGGTGGCCTTCCGCATCGCCCCCCGGATCAACGCGGCAAGCCGCCTCGGGGAGGCTGAGAAGGCCCTAAGGCTCCTCCTCACCGACGACGCGGCCGAGGCCCAGGCCCTCGTGGGGGAACTCCACCGGCTGAACGCCCGCCGCCAGACCCTGGAGGAGGCCATGCTCAGGAAGCTCCTCCCCCAGGCGGACCCCGAGGCCAAGGCCATCGTCCTCCTGGACCCCGAGGGGCACCCGGGGGTGATGGGCATCGTGGCGAGCCGCATCCTGGAGGCCACCCTCCGGCCCGTCTTCCTGGTGGCCCAGGGCAAGGGGACGGTGCGGAGCCTCGCCCCCATCAGCGCCGTGGAGGCCCTAAGGAGCGCCGAGGACCTTTTGTTGCGCTACGGGGGGCACAAGGAGGCGGCGGGCTTCGCCATGGACGAGGCCCTCTTCCCCGCCTTCAAGGCCCGGGTGGAGGCCTACGCCGCCCGCTTCCCCGACCCCGTGCGCGAGGTGGCCCTTTTGGACCTGCTTCCGGAGCCCGGCCTCCTCCCCCAGGTCTTCCGGGAGCTCGCCCTTTTGGAGCCCTACGGCGAGGGAAACCCCGAGCCCCTCTTCCTCCTCTTCGGCGCCCCGGAGGAGGCCCGGCGCCTCGGGGAGGGCCGCCACCTCGCCTTCCGCCTGAAGGGGGTGCGGGTCCTGGCCTGGAAACAGGGGGACCTCGCCCTGCCCCCGGAGGTGGAGGTGGCGGGCCTCCTCAGCGAAAACGCCTGGAACGGCCACCTCGCCTACGAGGTCCAGGCGGTGGACCTGCGAAAGCCAGAGGCGCTGGAGGGCGGGATCGCGCCCTTCGCCTACCCCCTGCCCCTCCTCGAGGCCCTGGCCCGGGCCCGCCTGGGGGAAGGGGTCTACGTCCCCGAGGACAACCCTGAGGGGCTGGACTACGCCTGGAAGGCGGGCTTCCGCCTCCTCCCCCCCGAGGAGGCCGGGCTTTGGCTCGGCCTCCCCCCAAGGCCGGTCCTGGGCAGGCGGGTGGAGGTGGCCCTGGGGCGGGAGGCGCGGGCCAGGCTTTCCGCCCCCCCCGTCCTCCACACCCCCGAGGCCCGGCTCAAAGCCCTCGTCCACCGCCGCCTCCTCTTCGCCTACGAGCGCCGTCACCCGGGCCTCTTCAGCGAGGCCCTCCTCGCCTACTGGGAGGTGAACCGTGTACAGGAGCCCGCGGGAAGCCCATGA
- a CDS encoding DUF6812 domain-containing protein — MYRSPREAHEARIYTGAYRVYGMIHLVPGAGTADLLNQERPYLPVTGALVYAPGFRHPPEARELKASVNFLALRKERVQWVAGGRPAEPRTSPALLERRRLAFLFGDYLLAGELLLPRGVRLSDFLSQAKPFQTLKEAGLHLLAPDRPLVDPDPLERFPFLTVNLRLAEGVVEAPGEASDPRLTLFG; from the coding sequence GTGTACAGGAGCCCGCGGGAAGCCCATGAGGCCCGGATCTACACCGGGGCCTACCGGGTCTACGGGATGATCCACCTGGTGCCCGGGGCGGGCACCGCCGACCTCTTGAACCAGGAACGGCCTTACCTCCCCGTGACCGGGGCCCTGGTCTACGCCCCGGGCTTCCGCCACCCCCCGGAGGCCCGGGAGCTCAAGGCGAGCGTCAACTTCCTCGCCCTGCGCAAGGAGCGGGTCCAGTGGGTGGCCGGGGGAAGGCCCGCCGAGCCCCGAACGAGCCCGGCCCTCCTGGAGAGGAGGCGCCTCGCCTTCCTCTTCGGGGACTACCTCCTGGCGGGGGAGCTCCTCCTGCCGCGGGGGGTGCGGCTTTCCGACTTCCTCTCCCAGGCCAAGCCCTTCCAGACCCTAAAGGAGGCGGGGCTTCACCTCCTCGCCCCGGACAGGCCCCTCGTGGACCCAGACCCCCTGGAGCGGTTCCCCTTCCTCACCGTGAACCTGAGGCTCGCCGAGGGGGTGGTGGAGGCCCCCGGGGAGGCCTCGGACCCCAGGCTCACCCTATTTGGCTGA
- a CDS encoding valine--tRNA ligase, whose amino-acid sequence MDLPKAYDPKSVEPKWAEKWAKNPFVANPKSGKPPFVIFMPPPNVTGSLHMGHALDNSLQDALIRYKRMRGFEAVWLPGTDHAGIATQVVVERLLLKEGKTRHDLGREKFLERVWQWKEESGGTILKQLKRLGASADWSREAFTMDEKRSRAVRYAFSRYYHEGLAYRAPRLVNWCPRCETTLSDLEVETEPTPGKLYTLRYEVEGGGFIEIATVRPETVFADQAIAVHPEDERYRHLLGKRARIPLTEVWIPILADPAVEKDFGTGALKVTPAHDPLDYEIGERHGLKPVSVINLEGRMEGERVPEALRGLDRFEARRKAVELFREAGHLVKEEDYTIALATCSRCGTPIEYAIFPQWWLRMRPLAEEVLKGLRRGDIAFVPERWKKVNMDWLENVKDWNISRQLWWGHQIPAWYCEDCQAVNVPRPERYLEDPTSCEACGSPRLKRDEDVFDTWFSSALWPLSTLGWPEETEDLKAFYPGDVLVTGYDILFLWVSRMEVSGYHFMGERPFKTVLLHGLVLDEKGQKMSKSKGNVIDPLEMVERYGADALRFALIYLATGGQDIRLDLRWLEMARNFANKLYNAARFVLLSREGFQAKEDTPTLADRFMRSRLSRGVEEITALYEALDLAQAAREVYELVWSEFCDWYLEAAKPALKAGNAHTLRTLEEVLAVLLKLLHPMMPFLTSELYQALTGKEELALEAWPEPGGRDEEAERAFEALKQAVTAVRALKAEAGLPPAQEVRVYLEGETAPVEENLEVFRFLSRADLLPERPAKALVKAMPRVTARMPLEGLLDVEEWRRRQEKRLKELLALAERSQRKLASPGFREKAPKEVVEAEEARLKENLEQAERIREALSQIG is encoded by the coding sequence ATGGACCTGCCCAAGGCCTACGATCCCAAGTCCGTGGAGCCCAAGTGGGCGGAGAAGTGGGCGAAGAACCCCTTCGTGGCGAACCCCAAAAGCGGCAAGCCCCCCTTCGTCATCTTCATGCCGCCCCCGAACGTCACCGGCTCCCTCCACATGGGCCATGCCCTGGACAACAGCCTCCAGGACGCCCTCATCCGCTACAAGCGCATGCGGGGGTTTGAGGCGGTGTGGCTTCCCGGCACCGACCACGCCGGGATCGCCACCCAGGTGGTGGTGGAGCGCCTCCTCCTCAAGGAGGGGAAGACCCGGCACGACCTGGGGCGGGAGAAGTTCTTGGAAAGGGTCTGGCAGTGGAAGGAGGAGTCCGGGGGGACGATCCTCAAGCAGCTCAAGCGCCTCGGGGCGAGCGCCGACTGGAGCCGGGAGGCCTTCACCATGGACGAGAAGCGCTCCCGCGCGGTGCGCTACGCCTTCAGCCGCTACTACCACGAGGGCCTCGCCTACCGGGCCCCGAGGCTCGTGAACTGGTGCCCCCGGTGCGAGACCACCCTCTCGGACCTCGAGGTGGAGACCGAGCCCACCCCCGGCAAGCTCTACACCCTGCGCTACGAGGTGGAGGGGGGAGGCTTCATAGAGATCGCCACCGTCCGCCCCGAGACCGTCTTCGCCGACCAGGCCATCGCCGTCCACCCCGAGGACGAGCGCTACCGGCACCTCCTCGGCAAGAGGGCCCGGATCCCCCTTACCGAGGTCTGGATCCCCATCCTCGCCGACCCCGCCGTGGAGAAGGACTTCGGCACCGGGGCCCTCAAGGTCACCCCGGCCCACGATCCCCTGGACTACGAGATCGGGGAGCGCCACGGCCTAAAGCCCGTTTCCGTCATCAACCTGGAGGGGAGGATGGAGGGGGAGAGGGTCCCCGAGGCCTTGAGGGGCCTGGACCGCTTTGAGGCCCGGAGGAAGGCGGTGGAGCTTTTCCGGGAAGCGGGGCACCTGGTGAAGGAGGAGGACTACACCATTGCCCTCGCCACCTGCTCCCGCTGCGGCACCCCCATTGAGTACGCTATTTTCCCCCAGTGGTGGCTCAGGATGAGGCCCCTTGCGGAGGAGGTCCTAAAGGGCCTAAGGCGGGGGGACATCGCCTTCGTCCCCGAGCGCTGGAAGAAGGTGAACATGGACTGGCTGGAGAACGTCAAGGACTGGAACATCTCCCGCCAGCTCTGGTGGGGGCACCAGATCCCCGCCTGGTACTGCGAGGACTGCCAGGCGGTGAACGTGCCCCGCCCCGAGCGCTACCTGGAGGACCCCACCTCCTGCGAGGCCTGCGGGAGCCCCCGCTTAAAACGGGACGAGGACGTCTTTGACACCTGGTTCTCCTCGGCGCTTTGGCCCCTCTCCACCCTGGGCTGGCCCGAGGAGACGGAGGACCTCAAGGCCTTCTACCCCGGGGACGTGCTGGTCACGGGGTACGACATCCTCTTCCTCTGGGTTTCCCGCATGGAGGTCTCGGGCTACCACTTCATGGGGGAGAGGCCCTTTAAAACCGTCCTCCTCCACGGCCTCGTGCTGGACGAGAAGGGCCAGAAGATGTCCAAGTCCAAGGGGAACGTGATAGACCCCTTGGAGATGGTGGAGCGCTACGGGGCGGACGCCCTTCGCTTCGCCCTCATCTACCTCGCCACGGGGGGGCAGGACATCAGGCTTGACCTCCGCTGGCTGGAGATGGCCCGCAACTTCGCCAACAAGCTCTACAACGCCGCCCGCTTCGTCCTCCTCTCCCGTGAAGGTTTCCAGGCCAAGGAGGACACCCCAACCCTGGCGGACCGCTTTATGCGAAGCCGCCTAAGCCGGGGCGTGGAGGAGATCACCGCCCTCTACGAGGCCCTGGACCTGGCCCAGGCGGCCCGGGAGGTCTACGAGCTCGTCTGGAGCGAGTTCTGCGACTGGTACCTGGAGGCGGCGAAGCCCGCCCTCAAGGCGGGGAACGCCCACACCCTAAGGACGCTTGAGGAGGTCCTCGCCGTCCTCCTCAAGCTCCTCCACCCCATGATGCCCTTCCTCACCAGCGAGCTCTACCAGGCCCTCACCGGCAAGGAGGAACTCGCCCTCGAGGCCTGGCCCGAGCCCGGGGGGAGGGACGAGGAGGCCGAGAGGGCCTTTGAGGCCCTGAAGCAGGCGGTGACGGCGGTGAGGGCCCTGAAGGCCGAGGCCGGGCTCCCCCCGGCCCAGGAGGTGCGGGTCTACCTCGAGGGGGAGACCGCCCCCGTGGAAGAGAACCTCGAGGTCTTCCGCTTCTTGAGCCGGGCCGACCTCCTCCCCGAAAGGCCGGCGAAGGCCCTGGTCAAGGCCATGCCCCGGGTGACGGCCCGCATGCCCTTGGAGGGACTTCTGGACGTGGAGGAGTGGCGGCGCCGCCAGGAGAAGCGGCTCAAGGAGCTTTTGGCCCTGGCGGAGCGGAGCCAGAGGAAGCTCGCCTCCCCCGGCTTCCGGGAGAAGGCCCCTAAGGAAGTGGTGGAGGCGGAGGAGGCGCGGCTTAAGGAGAACCTGGAGCAGGCGGAAAGGATCCGGGAGGCCCTCAGCCAAATAGGGTGA
- a CDS encoding amino acid ABC transporter permease — MRYLRFFALFLLLVLGYFALFHALSWALERYFLLTGFGPERAASAGRIMAQGAEVTLKLTLLSGAAGLVIGVFAGMARLSARAWVRLPAAFYIWVIRGTPLLVQILFAYNALPLLLQPLWPGAQQALTPYWAAFIALAFNVGAYNAEVVRAGIQAIPKGQWEAAWSLGFSAADTMRFVILPQALRIVVPPLVNNVVALLKDSSLASVITLLELALSGQRIISATFRPVEVYLAVAAVYLLLTTLLTFFTNLLERRLALPGR; from the coding sequence ATGCGGTACCTCCGCTTTTTCGCCCTCTTCCTTCTCCTCGTCCTCGGGTATTTCGCCCTCTTCCACGCCCTCTCCTGGGCTTTGGAGCGCTACTTCCTCCTCACGGGCTTCGGCCCCGAGCGGGCGGCCTCCGCCGGGCGGATCATGGCCCAGGGGGCCGAGGTGACCCTGAAGCTCACCCTCCTCTCGGGGGCGGCGGGGCTCGTCATCGGCGTCTTCGCCGGGATGGCGCGGCTTTCCGCCCGGGCCTGGGTGCGCCTGCCTGCCGCCTTCTACATCTGGGTCATCCGGGGTACGCCCCTTCTCGTCCAGATCCTCTTCGCCTACAACGCCCTTCCCCTCCTCCTCCAGCCCCTCTGGCCGGGGGCGCAGCAGGCCCTCACCCCCTACTGGGCGGCCTTCATCGCCCTCGCCTTCAACGTGGGGGCCTACAACGCCGAGGTGGTCCGCGCCGGCATCCAGGCGATCCCCAAGGGGCAGTGGGAGGCCGCTTGGTCCTTGGGGTTTTCCGCCGCGGACACCATGCGCTTCGTCATCCTGCCCCAGGCCCTGAGGATCGTGGTGCCCCCCTTGGTCAACAACGTGGTGGCCCTCCTCAAGGACTCCTCCCTGGCGAGCGTCATCACCCTCTTGGAGCTCGCCCTCTCCGGCCAGCGCATCATCTCCGCCACCTTCCGCCCCGTGGAGGTCTACTTGGCGGTGGCCGCGGTCTACCTCCTCCTCACCACCCTCCTCACCTTCTTCACCAACCTCCTGGAGCGGCGCCTCGCCCTGCCCGGCCGCTAA
- a CDS encoding ABC transporter substrate-binding protein: MRKGWVLLLVLALGAALAQVRSFEEIKRSGEIRIGTEGAFPPFNYFDERNQLTGFEVDLGNAIAERLGLKPRWIAQSFDTLLIQLNQGRFDFVIASHGITEERARAVDFTNPHYCTGGVIVSRKGGPRTAKDLPGKVVGVQVGTTYMEAAQKIPGIKEVRTYQRDPDALQDLLAGRIDAWITDRFVAKEAIKERKLENTLQVGELVFQERVAMAVAKGNKGLLDALNRALAELMQDGTYARISQKWFGEDVRCK, translated from the coding sequence ATGCGTAAAGGATGGGTACTTCTTTTGGTCTTGGCCTTGGGCGCGGCCTTGGCCCAGGTGCGGAGCTTTGAGGAGATCAAGCGCTCCGGCGAGATCCGCATCGGCACCGAGGGGGCCTTCCCCCCCTTCAACTACTTTGACGAGCGGAACCAGCTCACCGGGTTTGAGGTGGACCTGGGCAACGCCATCGCCGAGCGGCTCGGCCTGAAGCCGCGCTGGATCGCCCAGTCCTTTGACACCCTGCTCATCCAGCTCAACCAGGGGCGGTTTGACTTCGTCATCGCCTCCCACGGCATCACCGAGGAGCGGGCCAGGGCGGTGGACTTCACCAACCCCCACTACTGCACCGGCGGGGTCATCGTAAGCCGGAAGGGGGGGCCGAGGACGGCCAAGGACCTCCCGGGCAAGGTGGTGGGGGTCCAGGTGGGCACCACCTACATGGAGGCCGCCCAGAAGATCCCGGGCATCAAGGAGGTGCGCACCTACCAGCGGGATCCTGACGCCCTCCAGGACCTCCTCGCGGGCCGCATAGACGCCTGGATCACCGACCGCTTCGTGGCCAAGGAGGCCATCAAGGAAAGGAAGCTGGAGAACACCCTCCAGGTGGGCGAGCTCGTCTTCCAGGAGCGGGTGGCCATGGCCGTGGCCAAGGGGAACAAGGGCCTCCTGGACGCCTTGAACCGGGCTTTGGCCGAGCTGATGCAGGACGGCACCTACGCCCGCATCAGCCAGAAGTGGTTCGGGGAGGACGTCCGCTGCAAGTGA